In Persicimonas caeni, a single window of DNA contains:
- a CDS encoding alpha/beta hydrolase, which produces MDAPSQPYDLLDRDFDDGMPGLDDHEPWTPGMLQRVLSWNGALVDRAALNLMERLFLSESRPDLDGDVSTQIEQIRDTYADAHLLDEPEGFFETRGEGGPFMVRHLGDIPGGERLEVSFESGYHTFDPAFVDDYGEHSPNEMCTARIWRHREGAHPTILCLHCWCGGRLWMEEHIFAASCLYRDGFDVALMTLPFHGPRTPQGALFSGQMFPSRDLRRTNEAFGQAVFDVHTLIGWLRGHGAEGPIGLMGISLGGYTASLLASVSDDFDFVVPVIAPSSFSDLLWWHGQNHPQRQSAEASGLDLEGFRQAWAVHSPLSHELRVPKDRVLIVGAAGDRIVRPAQVLALWEHWDCPEIRWFSGSHLAHFGRFDYIGEIREWLKQRVVD; this is translated from the coding sequence ATGGACGCTCCGAGTCAACCCTACGATCTACTCGACCGTGATTTCGACGATGGTATGCCCGGGCTCGACGACCACGAGCCGTGGACGCCCGGCATGCTCCAACGCGTGCTCAGCTGGAACGGCGCGCTCGTCGACCGCGCCGCGCTCAACCTGATGGAGCGCCTCTTCTTGTCGGAGAGTCGCCCCGACCTCGACGGCGACGTCTCCACCCAAATCGAGCAGATCCGCGACACCTACGCCGACGCGCACCTGCTCGACGAGCCCGAGGGCTTCTTCGAGACCCGCGGCGAGGGCGGGCCGTTCATGGTGCGCCACCTGGGCGACATTCCCGGCGGCGAGCGCCTCGAGGTGAGCTTCGAGAGCGGGTATCACACCTTCGACCCGGCCTTTGTGGACGACTACGGCGAGCACTCGCCCAACGAGATGTGCACCGCGCGCATCTGGCGTCACCGCGAAGGCGCTCACCCCACCATCCTGTGTCTTCACTGCTGGTGCGGCGGGCGCCTGTGGATGGAGGAGCATATCTTCGCAGCCTCGTGTCTGTACCGCGATGGCTTCGACGTGGCGCTGATGACGCTGCCTTTTCACGGCCCGCGCACGCCCCAGGGCGCGCTCTTCTCCGGCCAGATGTTCCCCAGCCGCGACCTTCGCCGCACCAACGAGGCCTTCGGCCAGGCCGTCTTCGACGTGCATACCCTCATCGGCTGGCTTCGCGGCCACGGCGCCGAGGGCCCCATCGGGTTGATGGGGATCAGCCTGGGCGGCTACACCGCCTCGTTGCTGGCGAGTGTGTCGGACGACTTCGACTTCGTGGTGCCGGTCATCGCGCCGTCGTCGTTCTCCGATTTGCTGTGGTGGCACGGCCAGAATCACCCGCAGCGACAGAGCGCCGAGGCGTCGGGACTCGACCTGGAGGGGTTTCGTCAGGCGTGGGCGGTGCATAGCCCGCTGAGCCACGAGCTACGCGTGCCCAAAGACCGTGTCCTTATCGTGGGCGCCGCCGGCGACCGCATCGTGCGCCCCGCCCAGGTGCTCGCCCTTTGGGAGCACTGGGACTGCCCGGAGATCCGCTGGTTCTCGGGGAGTCATTTGGCGCATTTCGGGCGGTTCGACTATATCGGGGAGATTCGCGAATGGTTGAAGCAGAGGGTGGTGGACTGA
- a CDS encoding putative metal-binding motif-containing protein, with product MRRLYPLIAILFLAAGCAEGSDEPLVEGNNTQQEACEDRDDDGYLGLSAQCEKGSDCDDSDPEIYPGAEEVCGDGRDNDCRQGDEPCEQDCIDHDGDRYGDGEGCLGPDCDDTDPNVNPRQEEVCDNGTDDDCDGIDNPCPSDCTDADGDGFGVAGSNTDCPSTGDDCDDTNELINPDAAEACNGVDDNCDGTIDECSQQNASCTGTETTDRCVVAIGGPCQRDGECGEGARCDTTVSECRRVEGESCTDAAECLEGFACDGGVCTGDFCAVNTCSGDLGHCDSDAQRCVECRHWDANANYGDDDCPSGEGCTLEGFCGVPVQISNSDPVPNHEPLTNDIYEMSLVIADCWMEKRGGSNDLCAALYVSSDVDSPITESEMDAAFYDDRLLDFLTQDRYNALEDLWGHGLFNLKNIDWRSDPQPDTLFEYCVWYDTTSTDEVFVDKCANYTP from the coding sequence ATGCGCCGTTTGTACCCACTGATTGCCATTTTGTTTTTGGCGGCCGGCTGCGCCGAAGGCAGTGACGAGCCGCTGGTCGAGGGAAATAACACCCAGCAAGAGGCGTGCGAGGACCGTGACGACGACGGCTACCTCGGGCTGAGCGCGCAGTGCGAGAAAGGGTCGGATTGCGACGACAGTGATCCCGAGATTTATCCGGGCGCCGAGGAGGTGTGCGGCGACGGGCGGGACAACGACTGTCGGCAGGGCGACGAGCCCTGCGAGCAGGACTGCATCGACCACGATGGCGACCGATATGGCGACGGGGAAGGGTGCTTGGGGCCGGACTGCGATGACACCGACCCGAACGTCAACCCGCGCCAAGAGGAAGTGTGCGACAACGGCACCGACGATGACTGCGACGGCATCGACAACCCGTGTCCGAGCGACTGCACCGACGCCGACGGCGACGGGTTCGGCGTGGCGGGAAGCAACACCGACTGCCCGAGCACCGGCGACGACTGTGACGACACCAACGAGTTGATCAACCCGGACGCCGCCGAGGCGTGCAACGGCGTCGACGACAACTGCGACGGCACGATCGACGAGTGCTCGCAGCAGAACGCCAGTTGCACGGGCACCGAGACCACCGACCGGTGTGTGGTCGCCATCGGAGGGCCGTGCCAGCGAGACGGCGAGTGCGGTGAGGGCGCGCGCTGCGATACGACGGTCTCGGAGTGCCGTCGGGTCGAGGGCGAGAGTTGCACCGATGCGGCCGAATGCCTCGAGGGCTTCGCCTGTGACGGCGGGGTGTGCACCGGTGATTTCTGCGCGGTGAATACCTGCTCGGGCGACCTGGGCCACTGCGACTCCGACGCGCAGCGCTGCGTGGAGTGTCGCCACTGGGACGCCAACGCCAACTACGGCGACGACGATTGTCCGTCCGGAGAGGGCTGCACGCTGGAGGGCTTCTGCGGGGTGCCGGTCCAGATCTCGAACTCGGACCCGGTCCCCAATCACGAGCCGCTGACCAACGACATCTACGAGATGTCACTGGTGATCGCCGATTGTTGGATGGAGAAGCGCGGAGGGTCGAACGACCTGTGCGCGGCGCTGTATGTGTCGAGCGACGTCGACAGCCCCATCACCGAAAGCGAGATGGACGCGGCGTTCTATGACGACCGGCTGCTCGATTTCCTGACCCAGGACCGCTACAACGCCCTCGAAGATCTGTGGGGCCACGGCCTGTTCAACCTCAAGAATATCGACTGGCGCAGCGACCCCCAGCCGGACACCCTGTTCGAGTATTGTGTCTGGTACGACACGACTTCGACCGACGAAGTCTTCGTCGACAAGTGTGCCAATTACACACCGTAG
- a CDS encoding AgmX/PglI C-terminal domain-containing protein, protein MTTAAIDPNLLAQALSRPKPVDTETAPYLGVSAFFHAAFLLLAMIVPPGAATMELDGVSEQDRFVEIATSPMQDMPQPVEPTSSSSEGGPDSSEQAAKHAGAEGKAGAKEAADTGNRMAIEGAPDDLPPEIAQRRDQRIASAAGVEAIFNNTQSAWAGTGERTVGTQAITALGNLDGHEPGASSGFGGLGVRDSGRGSGGDDTSFGMAEVDTNGPGGGGDGDGSGPPRAAIAERDNKLPPVVPGPPVVEGPLDKEIIQRVVRRHRREISYCYESQLQQNPRLEGRIVVNFKIASNGRVVAAMTKSTTMNNRRVESCIANKIRHWNFPAPSTTGLVSVNYPFRFTPQN, encoded by the coding sequence ATGACCACTGCTGCTATTGACCCGAACCTCCTTGCGCAGGCGCTCTCGCGCCCCAAACCCGTCGACACCGAGACGGCGCCCTACCTGGGCGTGAGCGCCTTTTTCCACGCGGCGTTTTTGCTCCTGGCGATGATCGTCCCGCCCGGCGCGGCCACGATGGAGCTCGACGGCGTCTCCGAGCAGGACCGTTTCGTCGAGATCGCCACGAGCCCGATGCAGGACATGCCGCAGCCCGTCGAGCCGACGAGTAGCTCGTCCGAGGGCGGCCCCGACTCCTCCGAGCAGGCCGCCAAACACGCCGGCGCGGAGGGCAAGGCGGGCGCGAAGGAGGCGGCCGACACCGGCAACCGCATGGCCATCGAGGGCGCGCCAGACGACCTGCCGCCCGAGATCGCCCAGCGCCGCGACCAGCGCATCGCCAGCGCGGCCGGCGTCGAGGCGATCTTCAACAACACGCAGAGCGCCTGGGCGGGCACCGGCGAGCGCACCGTGGGCACGCAGGCCATCACCGCCCTGGGCAACCTCGACGGCCACGAGCCCGGCGCATCGAGTGGGTTCGGCGGGCTGGGCGTGCGCGACTCGGGGCGCGGAAGCGGCGGCGACGACACGAGCTTCGGCATGGCCGAAGTCGACACCAACGGCCCCGGCGGAGGCGGCGACGGCGACGGCTCGGGCCCGCCGCGGGCCGCGATCGCCGAGCGCGACAACAAGCTTCCGCCGGTCGTCCCCGGCCCGCCGGTCGTCGAAGGCCCCCTCGACAAGGAGATCATCCAACGCGTGGTGCGCCGCCACCGCCGCGAGATCTCGTACTGCTACGAGTCCCAACTCCAGCAAAACCCGCGCCTCGAGGGCCGCATCGTGGTGAACTTCAAGATCGCCTCGAACGGCCGCGTCGTCGCGGCGATGACCAAGTCGACCACGATGAACAACCGCCGCGTGGAGAGTTGCATCGCCAACAAGATCCGCCACTGGAACTTCCCCGCCCCGTCGACCACGGGGCTGGTGTCGGTCAACTACCCGTTTCGGTTCACCCCGCAGAACTAG
- a CDS encoding GspE/PulE family protein — translation MPAEHASHMHVTLGLVSGQNRVGYLKKFDPAASDLLLICPRKNAEGRAVDVELAVPAHDLCFVAFHKAVGDDDGHTEERDDRPDFCVHLPGSRKFVVTADPDAVDRKPGFFADPISHYSWFERIFFYAHGINAVEDMAPLGSLLVAAGVVPPDAIKDGLREQAALQNTPVGQILVEQEAVTSEAVEEAATLQEQSAAEAEKNPRSNRRLRLGEVLVDAGLATEQDIEDALAEQKRRRGMRLGQVLVEMGIVSEREISETLAKKFNLEFVDLNDRKIDPEAADEVPLDIIERFELVPLSTSDTELVLAMADPLEMEPLDLLRFSLGKKIREVVATPSQIERLSHHYIEQRARDERAAELEAILQELHAEAERHVRTSDADVRLDDTQDGAIVRMVNQIIIDAFRRDASDIHIEPNGEEAPVQVRFRIDGVCETYREIPAAHRAPLVARIKIMANLDITERRKPQDGKIKVQVGSRKLELRVATVPTVNRDEDVVLRILASGDAMPLEQLSFSDENLRELRKAVQTPYGLILAVGPTGSGKTTTLHALLGSINNVERKIWTAEDPVEITQAGLRQVQVHPDIGFTFANALRSFLRADPDVIMVGEMRDKETATIGIEASLTGHLVFSTLHTNSAPETVTRLVDMGLDPFSFADALVAVVAQRLARRLCVSCREKYEASDDERNEIAELLGEDRLAERLDGRPLTLWRAKGCSLCDHKGYRGRVGIHELLLTSEELRQAIYRRQSVDDIRRVARESGMRTLIEDGVEKCLDGITDLSQILAVCSR, via the coding sequence ATGCCCGCAGAACACGCCTCGCATATGCACGTCACCTTGGGCCTGGTCAGCGGACAGAACCGCGTCGGCTATCTCAAGAAGTTCGACCCGGCCGCCTCCGATCTGTTGCTCATCTGCCCGCGAAAGAACGCCGAAGGTCGCGCCGTCGACGTCGAATTGGCCGTGCCCGCGCATGACCTGTGCTTCGTGGCGTTTCACAAAGCGGTCGGCGACGACGACGGGCACACCGAGGAGCGAGACGACCGCCCCGACTTCTGCGTGCACCTGCCGGGCAGCCGAAAATTCGTGGTCACCGCCGATCCCGACGCGGTCGACCGCAAGCCGGGCTTTTTCGCCGATCCCATCTCCCACTACAGCTGGTTCGAGCGCATCTTCTTCTACGCGCACGGCATCAACGCCGTCGAAGATATGGCGCCGCTGGGCTCCCTGCTCGTCGCCGCGGGCGTGGTCCCGCCGGATGCCATCAAAGACGGGCTGCGCGAGCAGGCTGCACTGCAAAATACGCCGGTCGGCCAGATCTTGGTCGAGCAGGAGGCAGTCACTTCGGAGGCGGTTGAAGAGGCGGCGACTTTGCAGGAGCAGTCTGCGGCCGAGGCCGAGAAAAACCCGCGCTCGAACCGGCGCCTGCGCCTGGGCGAGGTCCTCGTCGACGCGGGTTTGGCCACCGAGCAGGACATCGAGGATGCGCTGGCCGAGCAAAAGCGCCGCCGCGGCATGCGCCTGGGCCAGGTGCTCGTCGAGATGGGCATCGTCAGCGAGCGCGAGATTTCGGAGACGCTCGCCAAGAAGTTCAACCTCGAGTTCGTCGACCTCAACGACCGTAAGATCGACCCCGAGGCCGCCGACGAGGTGCCGCTGGACATCATCGAGCGCTTCGAGTTGGTGCCGTTGAGCACGAGCGACACCGAGCTGGTGCTGGCGATGGCCGACCCACTCGAGATGGAGCCGCTCGATTTGCTTCGGTTCTCGCTGGGCAAAAAGATTCGCGAGGTCGTGGCCACGCCCTCGCAGATCGAGCGCCTGTCTCACCACTATATCGAGCAGCGCGCACGCGACGAGCGCGCCGCCGAGCTCGAGGCGATCTTGCAGGAGCTGCACGCCGAGGCCGAGCGCCACGTGCGCACCAGCGACGCCGACGTGCGCCTCGACGACACCCAGGACGGCGCCATCGTGCGGATGGTCAACCAGATCATCATCGACGCCTTCCGCCGCGATGCCTCGGACATCCACATCGAGCCCAACGGTGAGGAGGCGCCGGTGCAGGTGCGCTTTCGCATCGACGGGGTCTGCGAGACCTACCGCGAGATCCCGGCGGCGCACCGCGCCCCGCTCGTCGCGCGCATCAAGATCATGGCCAACCTCGACATCACCGAGCGCCGAAAGCCCCAGGACGGCAAGATCAAAGTGCAGGTCGGCTCACGCAAGCTCGAGCTGCGCGTGGCCACCGTCCCCACGGTCAATCGCGACGAAGACGTCGTACTGCGCATCTTGGCCAGCGGCGACGCGATGCCGCTGGAGCAGTTGTCGTTCAGCGACGAGAACCTGCGCGAGCTCAGAAAGGCGGTGCAGACGCCCTACGGCCTGATTCTGGCGGTGGGGCCGACCGGCTCGGGTAAGACGACCACGCTGCACGCGCTCCTGGGGAGCATCAACAACGTCGAGCGCAAGATCTGGACGGCCGAAGACCCCGTCGAGATCACCCAGGCGGGCCTTCGCCAGGTGCAGGTCCACCCCGACATCGGCTTCACGTTCGCCAACGCGCTGCGCTCGTTTTTGCGCGCCGACCCGGACGTCATCATGGTCGGCGAGATGCGCGACAAGGAGACGGCGACCATCGGCATCGAGGCGTCGTTGACCGGCCACCTGGTCTTCTCGACGCTGCACACCAACAGCGCCCCGGAGACGGTCACCCGCCTGGTCGACATGGGCCTCGACCCGTTCAGCTTCGCCGACGCGCTCGTGGCGGTGGTCGCCCAACGCCTGGCGCGCCGGCTGTGCGTCAGTTGCCGCGAGAAATACGAGGCGAGCGACGACGAGCGCAACGAGATCGCCGAGTTGCTCGGCGAGGATCGACTCGCCGAGCGCCTCGACGGAAGGCCGCTGACGCTGTGGCGAGCCAAAGGCTGCTCGCTCTGCGACCACAAGGGCTACCGCGGCCGCGTGGGCATCCACGAACTCTTGCTGACCAGCGAAGAATTGCGCCAGGCGATTTACCGGCGCCAGTCGGTCGACGATATCCGCCGCGTCGCGCGCGAGTCGGGGATGCGCACGCTCATCGAAGACGGCGTCGAAAAGTGCCTCGACGGCATCACCGACCTGAGCCAGATCCTCGCTGTGTGCAGCCGCTAA
- a CDS encoding DoxX family protein, whose protein sequence is MPAIDIIALFVAVPVAFLTALFVYFIRAESVRREDQVSTSSAAKLPWWKRSRTVGYWTASISLSVVYILAGIPKLADFHDVLHRFSEWGYSEDFLYFIGASEFIAAILLVIPQTAPFAAGYLGIIMIGAAYTHLAFDPAWYALLPIFCLSGLAFVGYESWAREYTDKRARVAIRAR, encoded by the coding sequence ATGCCAGCGATCGATATCATCGCCCTGTTCGTTGCAGTCCCGGTGGCCTTCTTGACCGCGCTGTTCGTCTACTTCATACGCGCCGAGTCGGTCAGACGTGAGGACCAGGTCTCGACCTCGTCGGCGGCGAAGTTGCCGTGGTGGAAGAGGTCGCGCACTGTGGGCTATTGGACCGCGTCGATCTCGCTGTCGGTCGTCTATATCCTGGCGGGCATCCCAAAGCTCGCCGACTTCCACGACGTGCTCCACCGCTTCTCAGAGTGGGGCTACTCCGAAGACTTCCTGTACTTCATCGGGGCGTCCGAGTTCATCGCCGCCATCCTTCTGGTGATCCCGCAGACCGCGCCTTTTGCGGCCGGCTACCTGGGCATCATCATGATCGGAGCGGCCTATACCCACCTGGCCTTCGACCCGGCGTGGTATGCGCTCTTGCCGATCTTCTGCCTCAGCGGGTTGGCCTTCGTCGGCTACGAGAGCTGGGCGCGCGAGTACACCGACAAGCGGGCGAGGGTCGCCATTCGGGCGCGTTAG